One segment of Urocitellus parryii isolate mUroPar1 chromosome 5, mUroPar1.hap1, whole genome shotgun sequence DNA contains the following:
- the Asb8 gene encoding ankyrin repeat and SOCS box protein 8, with protein sequence MSSSMWYIMQSIQSKYSLSERLIRTIAAIRSFPHDNVEDLIRGGADVNCTHGTLKPLHCACMVSDADCVELLLEKGAEVNALDGYNRTALHYAAEKDEACVEVLLEYGANPNALDGNRDTPLHWAAFKNNAECVRALLESGASVNALDYNNDTPLSWAAMKGNLESVSILLDYGAEVRVINLKGQTPISRLVALLVRGLGTEKEDSCFELLHRAVGHFELRKNGIMPREVAKDQQLCEKLTVLCSAPGTLKTLSRYAVRRSLGLQYLPDAVKGLPLPASLKEYLLLVE encoded by the exons ATGAGTTCCAGTATGTGGTATATTATGCAGAGCATTCAGAGCAAATACTCTCTCTCAGAGCGCTTAATCCGAACAATCGCTGCCATCCGTTCCTTCCCACACGATAATGTAGAGGACCTCATCAGAGGG ggAGCAGATGTGAACTGTACCCATGGCACACTGAAGCCCCTGCATTGTGCCTGTATGGTGTCCGATGCTGACTGTGTGGAGTTACTCCTGGAAAAAGGAGCTGAG GTTAATGCCCTTGATGGTTACAACCGAACAGCCCTTCACTATGCAGCAGAGAAAGATGAGGCTTGTGTGGAGGTCCTATTGGAGTATGGTGCAAACCCCAACGCATTGGATGGCAACAGAGACACTCCACTTCATTGGGCAGCCTTTAAGAACAATGCTGAATGTGTGCGGGCTCTCCTAGAGAGTGGGGCCTCAGTCAATGCCCTGGATTACAACAATGATACGCCACTCAGCTGGGCTGCCATGAAGGGAAATCTTGAGAGCGTCAGCATCCTTCTTGATTATGGTGCAGAAGTCAGAGTCATCAACCTAAAAGGCCAGACACCCATCTCCCGCCTGGTGGCTCTATTAGTCAGGGGACTTGGAACAGAGAAAGAGGACTCCTGCTTTGAGCTCCTCCACAGAGCTGTTGGACACTTTGAATTAAGGAAAAATGGCATCATGCCACGAGAGGTGGCCAAAGACCAACAGCTATGTGAAAAACTGACTGTGCTGTGCTCAGCCCCAGGAACTCTAAAAACACTCTCTCGCTATGCTGTGCGCCGTAGCCTGGGACTCCAGTATCTGCCAGATGCAGTGAAGGGCCTCCCACTGCCGGCTTCTTTGAAGGAATACTTGCTACTTGTAGAATAA
- the Pfkm gene encoding ATP-dependent 6-phosphofructokinase, muscle type codes for MTHEEHHAAKTLGIGKAIAVLTSGGDAQGMNAAVRAVVRVGIFTGARVFFVHEGYQGLVDGGDHIREATWESVSMMLQLGGTVIGSARCKDFRDREGRLRAALNLVKRGITNLCVIGGDGSLTGADTFRSEWSDLLSDLQKAGKITPEEATKSSYLNIVGLVGSIDNDFCGTDMTIGTDSALHRIVEIVDAITTTAQSHQRTFVLEVMGRHCGYLALVTSLSCGADWVFIPECPPDDDWEEHLCRRLSETRTRGSRLNIIIVAEGAIDKNGKPITSEDIKNLVVKRLGYDTRVTVLGHVQRGGTPSAFDRILGSRMGVEAVMALLEGTPDTPACVVSLSGNQAVRLPLMECVQVTKDVTKAMDEKRFDEAMKLRGRSFMNNWEVYKLLAHVRPPVSKSGSHTVAVMNVGAPAAGMNAAVRSTVRIALIQGNRVLVVHDGFEGLAKGQIEEAGWSYVGGWTGQGGSKLGTKRTLPKKNFEQISANITKFNIQGLVIIGGFEAYTGGLELMEGRKQFDELCIPFVVIPATVSNNVPGSDFSIGADTALNTICTTCDRIKQSAAGTKRRVFIIETMGGYCGYLATMAGLAAGADAAYIFEEPFTIRDLQANVEHLVQKMKTTVKRGLVLRNEKCNENYTTDFIFNLYSEEGKGIFDSRKNVLGHMQQGGSPTPFDRNFATKMGAKAMNWMSGKIKESYRNGRIFANTPDSGCVLGMRKRALVFQPVTELKDQTDFEHRIPKEQWWLKLRPILKILAKYEIDLDTSDHAHLEHISRKRSGEAAV; via the exons GAATGAATGCTGCTGTCAGGGCTGTGGTTCGAGTTGGTATCTTTACTGGTGCCCGTGTCTTCTTTGTCCATGAG GGTTACCAAGGCCTGGTGGATGGTGGAGATCACATCAGGGAGGCCACCTGGGAAAGTGTTTCCATGATGCTTCAGCTG GGAGGCACAGTGATTGGAAGTGCCCGGTGCAAGGATTTTCGGGACCGAGAAGGACGACTCCGAGCTGCCCTCAACCTGGTGAAGCGTGGGATCACCAATCTGTGTGTCATTGGGGGTGATGGCAGCCTCACTGGCGCTGACACTTTCCGTTCCGAGTGGAGTGATTTATTGAGTGACCTCCAGAAAGCTG GTAAGATCACACCTGAAGAGGCTACAAAGTCCAGCTACCTGAATATTGTGGGCCTGGTTGGCTCAATTGACAATGACTTCTGTGGTACTGATATGACCATTGGCACTGACTCTGCCCTGCACCGAATTGTAGAGATTGTAGATGCCATCACTACTACTGCTCAGAG CCACCAGAGGACATTTGTGTTAGAAGTGATGGGTCGCCACTGTGG ATACCTGGCCCTTGTCACCTCTCTCTCCTGTGGGGCTGACTGGGTTTTTATTCCTGAATGTCCACCTGATGATGACTGGGAGGAACACCTTTGTCGCCGGCTTTCCGAG ACAAGGACCCGTGGTTCTCGTCTCAACATCATCATTGTGGCTGAGGGTGCAATTGACAAGAATGGGAAACCAATCACCTCAGAAGACATCAAGAAT CTGGTGGTGAAGCGTCTAGGATATGACACTCGGGTGACTGTTTTGGGGCATGTACAGCGGGGTGGAACACCATCAGCCTTTGACCGGATCCTG GGAAGCAGGATGGGTGTGGAAGCAGTGATGGCACTCTTGGAGGGGACTCCAGACACCCCGGCCTGTGTGGTGAGCCTCTCTGGTAACCAGGCTGTGCGCCTGCCCCTAATGGAGTGTGTCCAGGTG ACCAAAGATGTGACCAAAGCCATGGATGAGAAGAGATTTGATGAAGCCATGAAGCTGAGAGGCCG GAGCTTCATGAACAACTGGGAGGTATACAAGCTTCTAGCTCATGTCAGACCCCCGGTCTCTAAG AGCGGTTCGCATACAGTGGCTGTGATGAATGTGGGGGCTCCAGCTGCTGGCATGAATGCTGCTGTTCGCTCCACTGTGAGGATTGCCCTTATCCAAGGCAACCGTGtgctggttgtacatgatggctTTGAGGGCCTGGCCAAGGGTCAG ATTGAGGAAGCTGGCTGGAGCTATGTTGGGGGCTGGACTGGCCAAGGTGGTTCCAAACTTGGGACTAAAAG GACTCTACCCAAGAAGAACTTTGAACAGATCAGTGCCAACATAACTAAGTTTAACATTCAGGGTCTTGTCATCATTGGGGGCTTTGAG GCATACACAGGGGGCCTGGAACTGATGGAGGGCAGGAAGCAATTTGATGAACTCTGTATCCCATTTGTGGTCATTCCTGCTACTGTCTCCAACAACGTCCCTGGCTCAGACTTCAGCATTGGGGCTGACACAGCACTAAATACCATTTGTACG ACATGTGATCGCATCAAGCAGTCAGCAGCAGGCACCAAACGTCGGGTGTTTATCATTGAGACTATGGGTGGCTACTGTGGCTACCTGGCCACCATGGCAGGACTGGCAGCTGGGGCTGATGCTGCCTACATCTTTGAGGAGCCCTTCACCATTCGAGACCTGCAG gcGAATGTTGAACATCTGGTGCAAAAGATGAAAACAACTGTCAAAAGAGGCTTGGTGCTCAG GAATGAGAAGTGCAATGAGAACTATACCACTGACTTCATCTTCAACCTGTACTCTGAGGAGGGGAAGGGCATCTTCGACAGCAGGAAGAATGTGCTTGGCCACATGCAGCAG GGTGGGAGTCCAACTCCCTTTGACAGGAATTTTGCCACTAAGATGGGAGCTAAGGCTATGAACTGGATGTCTGGGAAAATCAAAGAGAGTTACCGTAATG GGCGGATCTTTGCCAACACTCCAGACTCTGGCTGTGTTCTAGGGATGCGTAAGAGGGCCCTGGTCTTTCAACCAGTGACCGAACTGAAGGACCAGACAGATTTTGA GCACCGAATACCCAAGGAACAGTGGTGGCTGAAGCTGAGGCCCATCCTCAAAATCCTAGCCAAGTATGAGATTGACTTGGACACCTCAGACCACGCCCACTTGGAGCACATCTCTCGGAAGCGGTCTGGAGAAGCTGCAGtctag